The following are encoded together in the Panicum virgatum strain AP13 chromosome 6K, P.virgatum_v5, whole genome shotgun sequence genome:
- the LOC120713679 gene encoding transmembrane 9 superfamily member 12-like, translating to MAGAQHNSCFMAPLLWTVLLLAVSPGNAFYLPGSYMHTYSQGESISAKVNSLTSIETEMPFNYYSLPYCRPKGGIKKSAENLGELLMGDQIDNSPYRFRVNVNESLFLCTTKGLNENDAKLLKQRARDLYQVNMMLDNLPVMRFTEQNGVTVQWTGFPVGYSPAGSSEDYIINHLKFKVLVHEYEGSNVEIIGTGEEGSGVISEIDKKGMSGYQIVGFQVVPCSVKRNAEDFSKLNMYDSIDPVDCPVELKKAQVIRQQERITFTYDVEFVKSDIRWPSRWDAYLKMEAGSKFHWFSIMNSLMVILFLAGIVFVIFLRTVRRDLTRYEELDKEAQAQMNEELSGWKLVVGDVFREPTCSKLLCIMIGDGVQILGMAIVTIVFATLGFMSPASRGMLLTGMIVLYLFLGIAAGYVSVRFWRTIKGTSEGWRSVSWLTACFFPGVMFTVLTVLNFVLWKSDSTGALPISLFFTLLALWFCISVPLTLVGGFLGTRAEQIEFPVRTNQIPREIPARKYPSWLLVLGAGTLPFGTLFIELFFILSSIWLGRFYYVFGFLLIVLLLLVVVCAEVSVVLTYMNLCVEDWRWWWKAFFASGSVALYVFLYSINYLVFDLRSLSGPVSAMLYVGYSFLMAFAIMLATGTIGFLTSFAFVHYLFSSVKID from the coding sequence ATGGCTGGGGCGCAGCACAATTCCTGTTTTATGGCTCCGCTGTTATGGACTGTGCTGTTACTGGCGGTCTCACCAGGCAATGCATTCTACTTGCCGGGCAGCTACATGCACACATACTCCCAAGGCGAGTCGATATCTGCCAAGGTGAACTCGCTCACGTCCATTGAGACGGAGATGCCTTTCAACTACTACAGCCTGCCGTACTGCCGGCCCAAGGGTGGCATCAAGAAGAGCGCCGAGAATCTGGGTGAGTTGCTGATGGGTGACCAGATTGACAACTCACCCTACCGGTTCCGTGTCAATGTTAATGAGTCCCTCTTCCTCTGCACCACGAAAGGGCTTAATGAGAATGATGCAAAGCTCCTTAAGCAGCGCGCCCGCGATCTTTACCAGGTCAACATGATGCTGGACAATCTGCCTGTCATGCGTTTCACTGAGCAGAATGGTGTCACAGTACAGTGGACTGGATTCCCCGTTGGTTACTCTCCAGCCGGTAGCTCAGAGGATTATATCATCAACCATTTGAAGTTTAAGGTCTTGGTCCACGAGTATGAGGGCAGCAATGTGGAAATCATTGGCACCGGAGAAGAAGGATCTGGTGTCATCTCAGAGATAGACAAGAAGGGGATGTCTGGGTATCAGATTGTTGGATTTCAGGTTGTGCCTTGCAGTGTGAAACGTAATGCTGAGGATTTCTCTAAGCTTAACATGTACGACAGCATTGACCCAGTGGACTGCCCTGTGGAGCTTAAGAAGGCCCAAGTGATCAGGCAACAGGAGAGGATTACTTTCACTTATGATGTCGAGTTTGTGAAGAGCGATATCAGGTGGCCATCTAGGTGGGATGCTTATCTGAAGATGGAGGCTGGGTCTAAGTTCCACTGGTTCTCGATAATGAACTCCCTCATGGTGATCTTGTTCTTGGCTGGAATTGTCTTTGTTATATTCCTCAGAACTGTCAGGCGGGACCTGACCAGGTATGAAGAGCTTGACAAGGAAGCACAAGCACAGATGAATGAGGAACTATCTGGGTGGAAGCTTGTAGTTGGAGATGTATTCAGAGAGCCAACTTGCTCCAAGCTGTTGTGCATAATGATCGGTGATGGGGTTCAGATCTTGGGCATGGCAATCGTAACAATTGTTTTTGCCACACTTGGGTTCATGTCTCCAGCCTCAAGAGGAATGCTTCTTACTGGGATGATTGTTCTCTATCTTTTTCTTGGTATTGCAGCTGGGTATGTCAGTGTTCGGTTCTGGAGGACTATTAAGGGCACATCTGAAGGTTGGAGATCAGTGTCCTGGTTGACTGCCTGCTTTTTCCCTGGTGTCATGTTCACGGTCCTGACTGTCTTAAACTTTGTGTTGTGGAAAAGCGACAGCACTGGGGCTTTACCTATCTCACTTTTTTTCACCCTTCTGGCTCTATGGTTCTGCATTTCTGTACCATTGACTCTTGTTGGTGGCTTTCTGGGTACAAGAGCGGAGCAAATAGAATTCCCTGTTAGAACCAATCAGATCCCTAGAGAGATCCCTGCAAGGAAGTATCCATCATGGCTTCTTGTACTTGGTGCAGGGACGCTACCATTTGGAACCCTGTTTATTGAGCTCTTCTTCATTCTATCAAGCATCTGGCTTGGAAGGTTTTACTATGTGTTTGGCTTCCTGCTGATTGTCCTGCTGCTGCTTGTCGTTGTCTGCGCTGAGGTGTCTGTTGTCCTGACATACATGAATCTCTGTGTGGAGgactggaggtggtggtggaaggCTTTCTTTGCCTCAGGATCTGTTGCGCTCTATGTGTTCCTCTATTCCATCAACTACTTGGTCTTTGACCTCAGAAGCCTGAGCGGGCCTGTCTCTGCAATGCTTTATGTCGGCTATTCATTCCTCATGGCATTTGCAATCATGCTAGCAACTGGAACCATTGGCTTTTTGACGTCGTTTGCCTTTGTGCACTACCTCTTCTCATCAGTGAAGATTGATTAA
- the LOC120713677 gene encoding uncharacterized protein LOC120713677 encodes MAEPAKNDAHIVEIPVSVDGGEAEAAASLDKVAVADAEAGGAHPLGEIAGSAGHLLLLKLWQREEDRLGRRACALEARMDAARRDAFYLCAAFLAFHGLALAVLFAASVAGAPSSIDAGGGGGPASAACRRWWAPSSLSLAASLALAAAVQLRVCAYWRAAARLRRERGDARALARSVQELRMKGAAFDLSKEPQYGVTRAKCASVEGAGAWAPLRWCQQNVVTACLLAVAAAALPSGKFILCA; translated from the coding sequence ATGGCGGAGCCGGCCAAGAACGACGCCCACATCGTGGAGATCCCGGTCTCCGTCGAcgggggcgaggcggaggcagccGCGTCCCTCGACAAGGTGGCAGTGGCGGATGCGGAGGCGGGCGGGGCCCACCCGCTCGGGGAAATCGCGGGGAGCGCGGGCCACCTGCTCCTGCTCAAGCTGTGGCAGCGGGAGGAGGACCGCCTGGGCCGCCGCGCGTGCGCGCTGGAGGCGCGCATGGACGCGGCGCGCCGGGATGCCTTCTACCTCTGCGCGGCGTTCCTCGCCTTCCACGGCCTCGCCCTCGCGGTCCTCTTCGCCGCCTCCGtggccggcgccccctcctcgatcgacgccggcggcggcggaggcccggcGAGCGCCGCGTGCAGGAGGTGGTGGGCGCCGTCGTCCCTGTCCCTGGCGGCctccctcgcgctcgccgcggccgtgcAGCTGCGGGTCTGCGCCTACtggcgcgccgcggcgcggctGCGCCGGGAGcgcggcgacgcgcgcgcgctGGCGCGCTCCGTGCAGGAGCTGCGCATGAAGGGCGCCGCGTTCGACCTGTCCAAGGAGCCGCAGTACGGGGTGACGAGGGCCAAGTGCGCCAGCGTCGAGGGCGCCGGCGCGTGGGCGCCGCTCCGGTGGTGCCAGCAGAACGTCGTCACCGCCtgcctgctcgccgtcgccgccgcagcgtTGCCCTCCGGCAAGTTCATCCTCTGCGCATAG
- the LOC120713680 gene encoding BURP domain-containing protein 13-like: MARFAALLLAAAAAAVLAAGRLTHASPSTAEVFWRAVLPGSAVPDAVLRLLRPGNNFVSEAEAEGAGAPNGPFDYQNYERSSAPYGYDYKPSSAPYGYDYKAPSEGGEAAPGEHHRHAGGGAAATTTTTTVFFHEEAVRVGERLRFRFPAAAPAALGFLPRHVADAIPFATPALPAALALLGVAPGTAQAAAMAETLRTCELPPLAGEARFCATSLEALVERAMAALGTRRVRAVTSTLPRAGAPAREYTVRAVRPVDGASFVACHDEAYPYTVYRCHGTGPARAYMVEMEGAGGGAVTVATVCHTDTSRWNPEHVSFKLLGTKPGSAPICHLMPYGHIIWAKNVKRSPA; the protein is encoded by the exons ATGGCGCGCTTCGctgccctcctcctcgccgccgccgccgccgccgtgctagCG GCTGGGCGTCTGACACATGCGTCGCCGTCGACGGCCGAGGTGTTCTGGCGCGCCGTCCTGCCGGGCTCCGCCGTGCCGGACGCCGTTCTCCGGCTCCTCCGCCCCG GCAACAACTTCGTAAGCGAAGCCGAGGCCGAGGGCGCGGGGGCACCGAACGGCCCGTTCGATTACCAGAACTACGAGCGCTCGTCGGCTCCGTACGGCTACGACTACAAGCCATCGTCGGCGCCGTACGGCTACGACTACAAGGCGCCGAgcgagggcggcgaggcggcgcccgGCGAGCACCACCGCCacgcgggcggcggggcggcggccacgacgacgacgacgacggtgtTCTTCCACGAGGAGGCGGTGCGCGTGGGCGAGCGCCTGCGGTTCCGCTTcccggccgcggcgcccgcggcgctgGGCTTCCTGCCGCGCCACGTCGCGGACGCCATCCCGTTCGCGACGCCGGCGCTGCCGGCCGCCCTCGCGCTGCTCGGCGTCGCGCCGGGCAccgcccaggccgccgccatggcggaGACGCTGCGCACGTGCGAGCTGCCCCCGCTCGCGGGGGAGGCCAGGTTCTGCGCCACGTCGCTGGAGGCCCTGGTCGAGCGCGCCATGGCGGCGCTCGGCACGCGCCGCGTCAGGGCGGTGACCTCCACCCTGccccgcgccggcgcgccggcgcgggaGTACACCGTCCGCGCCGTGCGCCCCGTCGACGGCGCCAGCTTCGTGGCGTGCCACGACGAGGCGTACCCGTACACCGTGTACCGGTGCCACGGCACCGGCCCGGCCAGGGCGTACATGGTGGAGATggagggcgccggcgggggcgccgtCACCGTGGCCACCGTCTGCCACACCGACACGTCCCGGTGGAACCCAGAGCACGTCTCCTTCAAGCTCCTCGGCACCAAGCCCGGCAGCGCGCCCATCTGCCACCTCATGCCGTACGGCCACATAATCTGGGCCAAGAACGTGAAGCGCTCGCCGGCATGA
- the LOC120713676 gene encoding nuclear transcription factor Y subunit C-6-like, which produces MEPKSTTPLPAPVMGAPVAYPPPPAAAYAAGPYAHAPAAALYPPPPPPPPPHPSAAAVGQQLGPAAQQQLNLFWAEQFREVEATTDFKNHNLPLARIKKIMKADEDVRMIAAEAPVVFARACEMFILELTHRGWAHAEENKRRTLQKSDIAAAVARTEVFDFLVDIVPRDEAKDAEAAAAAGMGAGIPHPAAGMPAADPMGYYYVQPQ; this is translated from the coding sequence ATGGAACCCAAATCCACCACCCCTCTGCCGGCCCCCGTCATGGGCGCGCCCGTCGCgtaccctccgccgccggccgccgcgtacGCCGCGGGGCCCTACGCccacgcgccggcggccgcgctctacccgccgccgccgccgccgccccctccgcacccctccgccgcggcggttGGGCAGCAGCTGGGCCCcgcggcgcagcagcagctgaACCTCTTCTGGGCGGAGCAGTTCCGCGAGGTGGAGGCCACCACCGACTTCAAGAACCACAACCTGCCCCTGGCGCGCATCAAGAAGATCATGAAGGCGGACGAGGACGTCCGCATGATCGCCGCCGAGGCGCCCGTCGTCTTCGCCCGCGCCTGCGAGATGTTCATCCTCGAGCTCACGCACCGCGGCTGGGCGCACGCCGAGGAGAACAAGCGCCGCACGCTGCAGAAGTccgacatcgccgccgccgtcgcgcgcacCGAGGTCTTCGACTTCCTCGTCGACATCGTGCCGCGCGACGAGGCCAaggacgccgaggccgccgcggccgccggcatgGGGGCCGGGATCccgcaccccgccgccggcatgcCCGCCGCCGACCCCATGGGCTACTACTACGTCCAGCCGCAGTAA